AGCAGCGCGGCCGGCCAGAGCCCGCGCGCCAGCCAGGCCGGCAGCCGGGTGAGGGCGGCCAGCAGGAAGAGCAGGACCGCGTAGCCCGGCAGGACCGAGGGGTGCCCCTCCGGTGGCTGGGCGACGCCGTCGCCGTAGGAGCCCGCGGCGCTCCACAGCGCCGGGGAGAGCGCCACCTGTCCGGCCAGTAGCAGCGCGGGCCCGCACAGCAGCCAGGCCCGGCCGCCCGCCGTAGGCCAGGCGGCCGACCGCCGGCCCGCCGCCGCCGCGCCGGATCCGGCGGTGGGCAACGCGGCGGGCACGCACAGGGCGTCGGCGGGTACCGCCGCACTGGTCGCGTCGTCAGCGGACGCGACCGGCGCCGGCCGCCCGCCGAGGACCGCGGACGTCGCCAGGAACGCCAGCACCAGCAGGCCGCTCACGCCCCACCCGAGCGCACCGCCCCGCCAGACCAGGTCCTCGGTGGCCAGCAGCGCGTGACCGACGGCGGACACCGTCAGGCCGATCGCCAGCCCCGGGACCGGCCGGTCGACCGGCGCGGCGGTCGCGGCGAGCCAGACCAGGCCGGCGAGCAGCCCGGCACAGGCCAGCCAGAGCTGTGCCCGGCCGCCGGGCGCGGCGGTCAGGGTGAGCCGGGCAGCGGCCAGCACCCCGGCCGCCACGAGGCCGACCGGGCGGGGACCGCACCGACGGACGAGGGCCGGAGCGGAAAGCGCGAGCACGAACCAGCTGAGCGCGAACGCGCCGAGCAGTTCGGCCGGCGTCTCGGCCGCCCGGCCGAAGATGGTGATGACCGAGGGGAGCCACACCCGGAGCACGTCCAGCAGGACCACGACGCCGAGAGCGAGCGCGGCGGAATGGAGATGACGGTGGCGCACGGCGCCTCTTCTCGTGACCGACGGGGTGTTCGGCACGAGGATTCTCCGGGGCCGCTCGACGGTGGGTCAACGCGTACCCACGAAGAAGGGCGCCCACCGCGAGCGGTGGGCGCCCTCAGGCCGGTCGGGTCAGCGCCGGGTGGCGGCCTTCTTGGCCGGTGCCTTCTTCGCGGGCGCCTTCTTGGCGGCCGTGGTCTTCTTCGCCGCGGTGGCCTTCGCCGCCGTGGTCTTCTTGGCCGCGGTGGTCTTCTTGGCCGGCGCGGTCTTCTTGGCCGGCGCGGTCTTCTTGGCCGCGGTGGTCTTCTTGGCCGCGGTGGTCTTCTTCGCCGCCGCCGTCTTCTTGGCCGCGGTGGCCTTCGCCGCCGCGGTCTTCTTGGCGGCGCCGGCCGCGGTGGTCTTCCTGGCGGTGGTCGCCTTGGCCCCGGCCGCCTTCGCGCCGGTGGCCTTGGCGGCGGCCGCGGTGGTCTTCTTGGCGGCGGCCGTGTCCTTCGGCACCTTGCCGCTGGCCACCATCTCCTTGAACCCGGCGCCCGGGCGGAACGTCGGGACGGAGGTCTTCTTGACCTTCACCGCCTCGCCGGTCCGCGGGTTGCGCGCTGTTCGGGCGCCTCGGACGCGCTTTTCGAACGCTCCGAAACCGGTGATCGCCACCTTCTCGCCCTTGGTGACCGCCCCCTGAACCTCAGCGAGGACCGCGTCGAGCGCGGCCGTCGCCGTCTTCCGGTCCCCCAGGCGAACGGCGAGCGCCTCAATGAGCTCGGCCTTGTTCACGACTTCCTCCCGATTGTGCAACTGACTCGACGCGAGCCATTCTGCGCGCACGGTATGCCCTGTGCTGCCTGGACACAAACATTCGATGGAAAAAAGCCCTTGTGTCGTAACGGATTCGCCCCCACCGGCCGGGCCGGTGGGGGCGAAAAGCTATCTGTGGTCAGGCGACCGAGGGCAGGAACGACGGCCGGGACCCCTCGAACGCACTGATCTCGGCCTCGTGCCGGAGGGTGAGTCCAATGTCATCCAAGCCCTCCATCAGCCGCCAACGGCTGTGGTCGTCCAGCGGGAAGGCCCAGGTGGCGTCGCCGGCGTGGACCTGGCGGGCGGTGAGGTCGACCGTGATCGCAGTGGTGGGGTCGGATTCCACCAAGTCCCAGAGTTCCTCGACGGCTTTCAATTCCAGCTCCACCGGAAGGAGACCTTCCTTGAGCGCGTTGCCGCGGAAGATGTCGCCGAAGCGGGGAGAGATCACGGCGCGGAAGCCCCAGTCCCGCAGCGCCCAGACGGCGTGCTCGCGGGAGGAGCCGGTGCCGAACTCCGGGCCGGCGATCAGAATCGACGCACCCGAATGAGCGGGATCGTTGAGAACGAATGACGGGTCCTCCCGCCACGCGTTGAAGAGCCCGTCTGCGAAACCGGTCCGGGTCACCCGCTTGAGGTACACGGCGGGGATGATCTGGTCGGTGTCCACGTTGGACCGGCGCAGCGGCACGGCGGTGCCGGTGTGGGTGGTGAACTTGTCCATCTCTCGGCTGCCCTTCTACAGGTCGGCGGGGGCGGCCAGCCGGCCGACCACGGCGGTGGCGGCGGCGACCGGCGGGGACACCAGGTGGGTACGCCCGCCCCGGCCCTGGCGGCCCTCGAAGTTGCGGTTGGAGGTCGAGGCCGAGCGCTGGCCCGGCGACAGGGTGTCCGGGTTCATGCCCAGACACATGGAGCAGCCGGCGAAGCGCCATTCGGCGCCGGCGTCGGTGAAGACCTTGTCCAGCCCCTCCGCCTCGGCCGCCTCGCGGACCGCGGCGGAGCCGGGGACCACCAGCATGCGTACGCCGTCGGCGACCTGGTGTCCGCGCAGCACGTCGGCGGCGGCCCGCAGGTCCTCCAGCCGGCCGTTGGTGCAGGAGCCGACGAAGACCACGTCCACCGCGAGGTCGCGCAGCGCCGTGCCCGGCTTGAGGTCCATGTACTCCAGGGCCCGCCGGGCGGCCGCCCGCTCCGGCTCGGTGACGAACTCCTCCGGGTCCGGCACGGCGGAGCCCAGCGGCGCCCCCTGCCCGGGGTTGGTGCCCCAGGTGACGAACGGGGTGATCCGGCTGGCGTCCAGGGTCACCTCGGCGTCGAACGTCGCCCCCTCGTCGGTGGGCAGGGTCCGCCAGTAGTCCACCGCCGCGTCCCAGTCGGCCCCCTCGGGCGCGTTCGGCCGCCCCTTCAGGTACGCGAACGTGGTCTCGTCCGGCGCGATCATGCCGGCCTTGGCGCCCCACTCGATGGACATGTTGGCGATGGTCATCCGGCCCTCCATGGAGAGGTTCCGGATCGCCTCACCGCGGTATTCCACGATGTGGCCGCGCCCGCCGCCGGTGCCCACCTGGGCGATCAGCGCCAGCACCAGGTCCTTGGCGGTGACGCCGGGGGCGAGCTGGCCGGTGACGTTCACCGCCATGGTCTTCGGGCGGGCCTGCGGCAGCGTCTGGGTGGCCAGCACGTGCTCCACCTCGCTGGTGCCGATGCCGAAGGCGAGCGCGCCGAACGCGCCGTGGGTGGCGGTGTGCGAGTCGCCGCAGACGATCGTCATGCCCGGCTGGGTGAGGCCCAGCTGCGGGCCGATGACGTGCACGATGCCCTGGTTCTCGTCGCCCAGCGG
This sequence is a window from Micromonospora sp. NBRC 110009. Protein-coding genes within it:
- a CDS encoding HU family DNA-binding protein, with translation MNKAELIEALAVRLGDRKTATAALDAVLAEVQGAVTKGEKVAITGFGAFEKRVRGARTARNPRTGEAVKVKKTSVPTFRPGAGFKEMVASGKVPKDTAAAKKTTAAAAKATGAKAAGAKATTARKTTAAGAAKKTAAAKATAAKKTAAAKKTTAAKKTTAAKKTAPAKKTAPAKKTTAAKKTTAAKATAAKKTTAAKKAPAKKAPAKKAATRR
- the leuD gene encoding 3-isopropylmalate dehydratase small subunit yields the protein MDKFTTHTGTAVPLRRSNVDTDQIIPAVYLKRVTRTGFADGLFNAWREDPSFVLNDPAHSGASILIAGPEFGTGSSREHAVWALRDWGFRAVISPRFGDIFRGNALKEGLLPVELELKAVEELWDLVESDPTTAITVDLTARQVHAGDATWAFPLDDHSRWRLMEGLDDIGLTLRHEAEISAFEGSRPSFLPSVA
- the leuC gene encoding 3-isopropylmalate dehydratase large subunit; this translates as MVGVTQPRTLAEKVWDAHVVRAADGEPDLLFIDLHLLHEVTSPQAFDGLRLAGRRVRRTDLTIATEDHNTPTGYADPAFRSRRGDLLTIADPTSRTQIETLRRNCAEFGVRLHPLGDENQGIVHVIGPQLGLTQPGMTIVCGDSHTATHGAFGALAFGIGTSEVEHVLATQTLPQARPKTMAVNVTGQLAPGVTAKDLVLALIAQVGTGGGRGHIVEYRGEAIRNLSMEGRMTIANMSIEWGAKAGMIAPDETTFAYLKGRPNAPEGADWDAAVDYWRTLPTDEGATFDAEVTLDASRITPFVTWGTNPGQGAPLGSAVPDPEEFVTEPERAAARRALEYMDLKPGTALRDLAVDVVFVGSCTNGRLEDLRAAADVLRGHQVADGVRMLVVPGSAAVREAAEAEGLDKVFTDAGAEWRFAGCSMCLGMNPDTLSPGQRSASTSNRNFEGRQGRGGRTHLVSPPVAAATAVVGRLAAPADL